One stretch of Microplitis mediator isolate UGA2020A chromosome 9, iyMicMedi2.1, whole genome shotgun sequence DNA includes these proteins:
- the LOC130674338 gene encoding uncharacterized protein LOC130674338: MIKNQEKPHDDWPTFYVTVKGQARSYEEGMKKIATLETEAYAFSNTEVPPEKLTARIEQNKRQQQLQSEALSMMSHMQLAIDSSNIKDCNIETSTEGEYEQSDDERSNDFASKKRKSSKSQKFTKKSKTTDVHMHSNTPIKLLSYDQNPRILSDEFIKKSKTTVDMQSNNHIKLLSYDQKSQISSDKENKDINFSYSDIPDQVLTREEFYLFEKKK, from the exons atgattaaaaatcaaGAGAAGCCCCATGATGACTGGCCAACATTCTACGTGACAGTTAAAGGACAAGCAA gatCCTACGAAGAaggcatgaaaaaaattgctaCTTTAGAAACTGAAGCTTATGCGTTCTCTAATACTGAAGTTCCACCTGAAAAATTAACGGCGCGAATTGAACAAAATAAGCGTCAACAACAATTACAATCGGAAGCCCTCAGTATGATGTCTCACATGCAGTTGGCAATTGATTCTTCAAATATAAAGGACTGTAACATTGAGACCTCAACTGAAGGTGAATACGAACAATCTGATGATGAAAGAAGTAATGATTTTGCAAGTAAGAAGAGAAAATCGTCCAAGtctcaaaaatttactaaaaaatctAAGACTACAGATGTTCATATGCATAGTAATACTCCGATTAAATTGTTAAGTTATGACCAGAACCCACGGATATTAAgtgatgaatttattaaaaaatctaagacTACAGTTGATATGCAAAGTAATAATCACATTAAATTGTTAAGTTATGACCAGAAGTCACAGATATCAAgtgataaagaaaataaggatATCAATTTTAGTTATTCTGATATTCCTGACCAAGTACTAACACGCGaagagttttatttatttgaaaaaaaaaaatga